One window of Vitis riparia cultivar Riparia Gloire de Montpellier isolate 1030 chromosome 5, EGFV_Vit.rip_1.0, whole genome shotgun sequence genomic DNA carries:
- the LOC117914833 gene encoding multiple organellar RNA editing factor 2, chloroplastic-like: protein MAAAVAPAINTTMSPLVLSKRFVSSTSHPRLLLTRRPSVRFSRALRVVSPGSAGSSRFTPVRCRVNRSGDSYSPLNSGSNFSDRPPTEMAPLFPGCDYEHWLIVMDKPGGEGATKQQMIDCYIQTLAKVVGSEEEAKKKIYNVSCERYFGFGCEIDEETSNKLEGLPGVLFVLPDSYVDPEYKDYGAELFVNGEIVQRSPERQRRVEPAPQRAQDRPRYNDKTRYVRRRENMR from the exons ATGGCGGCGGCTGTAGCTCCAGCCATCAACACCACCATGTCTCCCCTCGTACTCTCTAAACGCTTCGTCTCTTCTACTTCTCATCCTAGGTTACTCCTCACTCGTAGGCCTTCGGTTCGGTTCTCCCGTGCCCTCCGAGTGGTTTCACCCGGCTCAGCAGGTTCGAGCCGCTTCACACCGGTACGCTGCCGGGTGAATCGGTCCGGCGACTCCTACTCGCCGCTCAACTCCGGCTCCAACTTCAGCGACCGGCCTCCGACCGAGATGGCGCCGCTGTTTCCCGGCTGCGACTACGAGCACTGGCTCATCGTCATGGACAAGCCTGGCGGGGAGGGCGCAACTAAGCAGCAGATGATTGATTGCTACATTCAAACCCTAGCTAAAGTTGTTGGAAG TGAAGAGGAAGCAAAGAAGAAGATTTACAATGTTTCATGTGAAAGATATTTTGGATTCGGTTGTGAGATTGATGAGGAGACCTCAAATAAGCTCGAAG GCTTGCCTGGTGTCCTGTTTGTGCTCCCAGATTCATACGTTGATCCTGAATATAAGGACTATGGAG CTGAGTTGTTCGTGAATGGGGAGATCGTACAAAGATCTCCTGAAAGGCAGAGGAGGGTTGAACCAGCTCCCCAAAGAGCTCAAGACAGACCAAGATACAATGACAAAACCCGGTACGTGAGGCGAAGAGAAAACATGCGGTGA
- the LOC117915105 gene encoding cyanate hydratase — protein sequence MEESKSSVASRLMSLKRMSGKSYGRIAEETGLTNVYVAQLLRRQAQLKADTAPKLQAALPELTDELLQEMMKPPLRSYDPHLIQEPTVYRLNEAVMHFGESIKEIINEEFGDGIMSAIDFYCSVDKVKGVDGKDRVVLTFDGKYLPHTEQKSEHMVSRLRLQGD from the exons ATGGAAGAGAGCAAGTCAAGCGTGGCGAGTCGGCTGATGAGCTTGAAACGCATGTCGGGGAAGTCGTACGGACGGATAGCAGAAGAGACGGGCCTCACCAACGTGTACGTTGCCCAGCTCCTGCGACGTCAAGCTCAGCTGAAGGCCGATACTGCCCCTAAGTTACAGGCAGCCCTCCCGGAGCTAACCGATGAACTCCTTCAAGAGATGATGAAACCTCCACTGAGGTCATACGACCCCCATTTGATCCAGGAACCCACTGTTTACAG ATTGAATGAAGCTGTGATGCATTTTGGTGAGAGCATCAAGGAAATTATCAATGAGGAGTTTGGCGATGGCAT TATGTCAGCCATAGACTTCTACTGCTCAGTTGACAAAGTTAAAGGTGTGGATGGAAAGGATCGTGTGGTCTTGACGTTTGATGGGAAGTATTTGCCTCATACAGAGCAG AAATCGGAGCATATGGTTTCAAGGCTAAGGCTGCAGGGAGATTAA